A genomic window from Engraulis encrasicolus isolate BLACKSEA-1 chromosome 14, IST_EnEncr_1.0, whole genome shotgun sequence includes:
- the trpc4apa gene encoding transient receptor potential cation channel, subfamily C, member 4 associated protein a isoform X1 translates to MATQLGSESPCKGARRKSRNGNIITNITQGQITGRGFSRGTQIPEALLQERDKQAKWHGIPTLLQHLHHSSHLNSDFTHTRTVLKELSSLLSMEAMTFVTEDRKTVQESSFPNTYTFDLFGGVDLLVEILMRPTLTTLKKKPKMNDDLVKDCLSVLYNCCICTEGVTKSLAARDDFVLFLFTLMTNRKTFLQTATLIEDILGVKKEMIQLEDIPNLCGLVQSFDQQQLANFCRILSVTISEPDLGNDDKHTLLAKNAQQKRNASPSRAEMNQVTLLNIPGFIERLCKLATRKVSEAPGASSFLQELEDWYSWLDNVVVLDAFMLMATDEAELSSTESSDEGSLATSPLRHRLPQSMKTVHEIMYKVEVLYVLCVLLMGRQRNMVHKMLAEFRLIPGLNNLFDKLIWKYTPTNHVVHGQNENCDCSPEISFKIQFLRLLQSFSDHHENKYLLLNSQELNELSAISLKANIPEVEALVNTDRSLVCDGKKGLLTRLLTVMKREPPDSSFRFWQARAVESFLRGATSYADQMFLLRRGLLEHILFCIIDSGCKSRDVLQSYFDLLGELMKFNIDAFKRFNSYVNTEEKFQTFLTQINSSLVDSNMLVRCIVLSLDRFESQTGDVKVVEVLSECALLSYMARVENRLSFLFRLVNIINVQTLTQENVSCLNTSLVILMLARRRAKLPFYLSALREKEYAEKYPGCLLNNFHHLLRFWQHHYLNKDKDSTCLENSSCIPFSFWKETVSVLLEQVRTSPCAIASYIDEPYMDLEQELLED, encoded by the exons ATCCCCGAGGCCTTGCTGCAGGAGAGAGACAAGCAGGCCAAATGGCACGGCATCCCCACCCTGCTGCAACACCTGCACCACAGCAGCCACCTCAACAGCgacttcacgcacacacgcaccgtgCTCAAG GAGCTGTCGTCCCTGCTGTCCATGGAGGCCATGACGTTTGTGACGGAGGACCGCAAGACGGTGCAGGAGTCCTCCTTCCCCAACACCTACACCTTTGACCTGTTCGGTGGCGTGGAT CTGCTGGTGGAAATCCTCATGAGGCCTACCCTCACCACGCTAAAGAAGAAACCCAAga TGAATGATGACCTGGTGAAAGACTGTCTAAGTGTTCTTTACAACTGCTGCATTTGC ACGGAAGGTGTGACCAAAAGCCTGGCGGCTCGGGACGACTTTGTGCTCTTCCTGTTTACGCTGATGACCAATAGGAAGACCTTCCTCCAGACCGCCACGCTCATCGAGGACATCCTCGGGGTCAAGAAG GAGATGATCCAGTTGGAGGACATCCCCAACCTGTGTGGCCTGGTGCAGAGCTTCGACCAGCAGCAGCTGGCCAACTTCTGCCGCATCCTGTCGGTCACCATCTCAGAGCCCGACCTGGGCAACGACGACAAGCACACGCTGCTGGCGAAGAACGCGCAGCAGAAGCGCAACGCCAGCCCCTCGCGCGCCGAGATGAACCAGG TGACGTTGCTGAACATCCCCGGCTTTATCGAGCGGCTGTGTAAGCTGGCGACGCGGAAGGTGTCTGAGGCTCCAGGGGCGTCCAGCTTCCTGCAGGAGCTAGAGGATTGGTACAGCTGGCTGGACAACGTGGTGGTGCTGGACGCATTCATGCTCATGGCCACCGACGAGGCAGAGCTCTCCAGCACAG AGTCGTCGGACGAGGGCAGTCTGGCCACCAGCCCGCTGCGCCACCGCCTGCCCCAGTCCATGAAGACGGTGCACGAGATCATGTACAAGGTGGAGGTGCTCTACGTGCTGTGCGTGCTGCTCATGGGGCGACAGAGGAACATG GTGCACAAAATGCTGGCGGAGTTCCGCCTCATCCCGGGCCTGAACAACCTGTTTGACAAACTCATCTGGAAGTACACGCCCACCAACCACGTGGTGCACGGCCAGAACGAAAACTGCGACTGCAGCCCC GAGATCTCATTCAAGATCCAGTTCCTCAGGCTCCTGCAGAGCTTCAGTGACCACCACGA gaaCAAGTACCTGCTGCTGAACAGCCAGGAGCTGAATGAGCTGAGTGCCATCTCTCTGAAGGCCAACATTCCAGAGGTGGAGGCGCTCGTCAACACAGACAG gagTCTGGTGTGTGATGGGAAGAAGGGTCTCTTGACTCGCCTGCTCACTGTTATGAAGAGAGAGCCACCGGATTCTTCCTTCAG GTTTTGGCAGGCGCGGGCGGTGGAGAGCTTTCTGAGGGGAGCCACCTCCTATGCGGACCAGATGTTCCTGCTCAGAAGAGGCCTACTAGAG CACATCCTGTTCTGCATCATCGACAGCGGCTGCAAGTCGCGTGATGTGCTGCAGAGCTATTTCGACCTGCTGGGGGAGCTAATGAAGTTCAACATCGATGCCTTCAAGCGCTTCAACAGCTACGTCAACACGGAGGAGAAG TTCCAGACGTTTTTGACGCAGATCAACAGCTCTCTGGTGGACTCCAACATGCTGGTGCGCTGCATAGTGCTCTCTCTCGACCGCTTCGAAAGCCAAACGGGTGATGTCAAAG TGGTGGAGGTGTTGTCGGAGTGTGCTCTGCTCTCCTACATGGCCCGAGTGGAGAACCGACTGTCTTTCCTCTTCAGACTTGTCAACATCATCAATGTCCAGACGCTCACACAG GAGAACGTGAGCTGCCTGAACACCAGCCTGGTGATCCTGATGTTGGCGCGGCGGCGTGCCAAGCTGCCCTTCTACCTGAGCGCGCTGCGGGAGAAGGAGTACGCCGAGAAGTACCCCGGCTGCCTGCTCAACAACTTCCACCACCTGCTGCGCTTCTGGCAGCACCACTACCTCAACAAGGACAAGGACAGCACCTGTCTGGAGAAC AGCTCCTGCATCCCGTTCAGCTTCTGGAAGGAGACGGTGTCGGTGCTCCTGGAGCAGGTGCGGACCTCCCCGTGTGCCATAGCCAGCTACATCGACGAGCCTTACATGGACCTAGAGCAGGAGCTGCTGGAGGACTAA
- the trpc4apa gene encoding transient receptor potential cation channel, subfamily C, member 4 associated protein a isoform X2 has product MEAMTFVTEDRKTVQESSFPNTYTFDLFGGVDLLVEILMRPTLTTLKKKPKMNDDLVKDCLSVLYNCCICTEGVTKSLAARDDFVLFLFTLMTNRKTFLQTATLIEDILGVKKEMIQLEDIPNLCGLVQSFDQQQLANFCRILSVTISEPDLGNDDKHTLLAKNAQQKRNASPSRAEMNQVTLLNIPGFIERLCKLATRKVSEAPGASSFLQELEDWYSWLDNVVVLDAFMLMATDEAELSSTESSDEGSLATSPLRHRLPQSMKTVHEIMYKVEVLYVLCVLLMGRQRNMVHKMLAEFRLIPGLNNLFDKLIWKYTPTNHVVHGQNENCDCSPEISFKIQFLRLLQSFSDHHENKYLLLNSQELNELSAISLKANIPEVEALVNTDRSLVCDGKKGLLTRLLTVMKREPPDSSFRFWQARAVESFLRGATSYADQMFLLRRGLLEHILFCIIDSGCKSRDVLQSYFDLLGELMKFNIDAFKRFNSYVNTEEKFQTFLTQINSSLVDSNMLVRCIVLSLDRFESQTGDVKVVEVLSECALLSYMARVENRLSFLFRLVNIINVQTLTQENVSCLNTSLVILMLARRRAKLPFYLSALREKEYAEKYPGCLLNNFHHLLRFWQHHYLNKDKDSTCLENSSCIPFSFWKETVSVLLEQVRTSPCAIASYIDEPYMDLEQELLED; this is encoded by the exons ATGGAGGCCATGACGTTTGTGACGGAGGACCGCAAGACGGTGCAGGAGTCCTCCTTCCCCAACACCTACACCTTTGACCTGTTCGGTGGCGTGGAT CTGCTGGTGGAAATCCTCATGAGGCCTACCCTCACCACGCTAAAGAAGAAACCCAAga TGAATGATGACCTGGTGAAAGACTGTCTAAGTGTTCTTTACAACTGCTGCATTTGC ACGGAAGGTGTGACCAAAAGCCTGGCGGCTCGGGACGACTTTGTGCTCTTCCTGTTTACGCTGATGACCAATAGGAAGACCTTCCTCCAGACCGCCACGCTCATCGAGGACATCCTCGGGGTCAAGAAG GAGATGATCCAGTTGGAGGACATCCCCAACCTGTGTGGCCTGGTGCAGAGCTTCGACCAGCAGCAGCTGGCCAACTTCTGCCGCATCCTGTCGGTCACCATCTCAGAGCCCGACCTGGGCAACGACGACAAGCACACGCTGCTGGCGAAGAACGCGCAGCAGAAGCGCAACGCCAGCCCCTCGCGCGCCGAGATGAACCAGG TGACGTTGCTGAACATCCCCGGCTTTATCGAGCGGCTGTGTAAGCTGGCGACGCGGAAGGTGTCTGAGGCTCCAGGGGCGTCCAGCTTCCTGCAGGAGCTAGAGGATTGGTACAGCTGGCTGGACAACGTGGTGGTGCTGGACGCATTCATGCTCATGGCCACCGACGAGGCAGAGCTCTCCAGCACAG AGTCGTCGGACGAGGGCAGTCTGGCCACCAGCCCGCTGCGCCACCGCCTGCCCCAGTCCATGAAGACGGTGCACGAGATCATGTACAAGGTGGAGGTGCTCTACGTGCTGTGCGTGCTGCTCATGGGGCGACAGAGGAACATG GTGCACAAAATGCTGGCGGAGTTCCGCCTCATCCCGGGCCTGAACAACCTGTTTGACAAACTCATCTGGAAGTACACGCCCACCAACCACGTGGTGCACGGCCAGAACGAAAACTGCGACTGCAGCCCC GAGATCTCATTCAAGATCCAGTTCCTCAGGCTCCTGCAGAGCTTCAGTGACCACCACGA gaaCAAGTACCTGCTGCTGAACAGCCAGGAGCTGAATGAGCTGAGTGCCATCTCTCTGAAGGCCAACATTCCAGAGGTGGAGGCGCTCGTCAACACAGACAG gagTCTGGTGTGTGATGGGAAGAAGGGTCTCTTGACTCGCCTGCTCACTGTTATGAAGAGAGAGCCACCGGATTCTTCCTTCAG GTTTTGGCAGGCGCGGGCGGTGGAGAGCTTTCTGAGGGGAGCCACCTCCTATGCGGACCAGATGTTCCTGCTCAGAAGAGGCCTACTAGAG CACATCCTGTTCTGCATCATCGACAGCGGCTGCAAGTCGCGTGATGTGCTGCAGAGCTATTTCGACCTGCTGGGGGAGCTAATGAAGTTCAACATCGATGCCTTCAAGCGCTTCAACAGCTACGTCAACACGGAGGAGAAG TTCCAGACGTTTTTGACGCAGATCAACAGCTCTCTGGTGGACTCCAACATGCTGGTGCGCTGCATAGTGCTCTCTCTCGACCGCTTCGAAAGCCAAACGGGTGATGTCAAAG TGGTGGAGGTGTTGTCGGAGTGTGCTCTGCTCTCCTACATGGCCCGAGTGGAGAACCGACTGTCTTTCCTCTTCAGACTTGTCAACATCATCAATGTCCAGACGCTCACACAG GAGAACGTGAGCTGCCTGAACACCAGCCTGGTGATCCTGATGTTGGCGCGGCGGCGTGCCAAGCTGCCCTTCTACCTGAGCGCGCTGCGGGAGAAGGAGTACGCCGAGAAGTACCCCGGCTGCCTGCTCAACAACTTCCACCACCTGCTGCGCTTCTGGCAGCACCACTACCTCAACAAGGACAAGGACAGCACCTGTCTGGAGAAC AGCTCCTGCATCCCGTTCAGCTTCTGGAAGGAGACGGTGTCGGTGCTCCTGGAGCAGGTGCGGACCTCCCCGTGTGCCATAGCCAGCTACATCGACGAGCCTTACATGGACCTAGAGCAGGAGCTGCTGGAGGACTAA